The genomic window GCTCGAGTACAACGCGCACCTTGCCGGGCTCATGCCCCGAACGACTTCGGCCGACCGCACGCGCCCCAGCGGCCTGCAAGCCAACTACGACAAGATCCGCGGCGACATGCAGGGCATGCTCCGCCACGACGACAACGACACGAGCCTCGAACGCCAAGTGACCGAGATCGCCAAGAACCAGGCGCAGCACAATCTCGCCCTGACGATCATGAACCAGCAGCACCGTCTGCTGCGAACGATCGTCAGCGAGCGACTGTAAGCAATCCGTCCACTGCCGTAGCCACGGCAACCACGCAGGCGCGAAAGGCGCGAGACCGTCAACAGAAAAGCGAATTCGCCAGCGGCCGACGCCGGCCGAAGGCAATTCCCGTTCCGCGTGATCTCCGTGCCTCCGTGGTCGTCCG from Pirellulales bacterium includes these protein-coding regions:
- a CDS encoding flagellar basal body rod protein FlgB; translation: MLTSLLETSTIPLLEQVISFTQARHGVLAGNIANVDTPGYRARDLSPEAFRERLRAAVDSSRPREPSTLEYNAHLAGLMPRTTSADRTRPSGLQANYDKIRGDMQGMLRHDDNDTSLERQVTEIAKNQAQHNLALTIMNQQHRLLRTIVSERL